The following are from one region of the uncultured Methanobrevibacter sp. genome:
- a CDS encoding MATE family efflux transporter: MGLFKTLIKTPNNYLFSNKALFILFLPLLIEQGLEFFVGFADSVMVASLGESAISGVSLVDFLMQLLIFGFSALATGGAVIAGQYLGNNKIEKARNAANQLVWFSGISSVALMIVVVLIKSFLISTLFGQIEVDVWDYANTYLLFMAFSIPFIAIYNAGAAVYRTSGNAVLPMKIMVICDILNVIGNAIGIYYLGLGVEGVAIPTVISRLIAAVAIMYFTLNKNFKLHIKRTIKYKFDWNILRNVLNVGIPYGIENGLFQFGRVLVLSLVSTFGTIAIAANSVGYAIGIFSVLPGFAINLGMTAVISRCVGANDYEQAKYYNKKIILIVIVCHIIVNVIIFALLPIILSLYNLSPATAALSAKMIIWHGTLGILIWPIAFTLPNLFRGAGDAKWAMVISLIVMFTCRIGLSYILAINFNMGVFGTWFAMFIDWFVRGGLYVYRYFSNKWMEYRVSS; the protein is encoded by the coding sequence ATGGGACTATTTAAAACATTAATAAAAACTCCAAACAATTATTTATTTTCAAATAAAGCATTATTTATATTATTTTTACCGTTACTTATAGAACAGGGATTAGAATTTTTTGTAGGATTTGCAGACTCTGTAATGGTTGCATCATTAGGAGAATCAGCAATTTCAGGTGTTTCTCTCGTTGATTTTTTAATGCAACTATTAATTTTCGGATTTTCTGCATTAGCTACTGGTGGAGCAGTAATAGCAGGACAATATTTGGGGAATAATAAAATAGAAAAAGCTAGGAATGCTGCTAATCAACTGGTATGGTTTTCAGGAATTTCATCAGTTGCTTTAATGATTGTTGTTGTATTAATTAAATCATTTTTAATAAGTACTTTATTTGGTCAAATTGAAGTAGATGTATGGGATTATGCAAATACATATTTACTTTTCATGGCTTTTTCAATACCTTTTATTGCTATTTACAATGCAGGTGCAGCAGTTTACAGAACCAGTGGAAATGCAGTTTTACCAATGAAAATAATGGTTATTTGTGATATTTTAAATGTCATAGGTAATGCAATTGGTATTTATTATTTAGGTTTAGGAGTTGAAGGAGTAGCTATTCCAACTGTAATTTCAAGATTGATAGCAGCAGTAGCTATAATGTATTTTACACTAAATAAAAACTTCAAATTACATATTAAGAGAACTATAAAATATAAATTTGACTGGAATATTCTTAGAAATGTTTTAAATGTGGGTATTCCTTATGGTATTGAAAATGGATTATTCCAATTTGGGCGTGTATTAGTTTTAAGTTTAGTTTCAACATTTGGAACAATAGCTATTGCAGCAAATTCTGTAGGTTATGCAATTGGAATATTTTCAGTTTTACCTGGTTTTGCAATTAATTTAGGAATGACTGCAGTGATTTCAAGATGTGTTGGAGCAAATGATTATGAACAGGCCAAATATTATAATAAAAAAATTATTTTAATTGTAATTGTGTGTCATATTATTGTTAATGTTATAATATTTGCATTATTGCCTATCATTTTAAGTCTTTATAATTTATCTCCAGCTACAGCAGCATTATCTGCTAAAATGATTATTTGGCATGGTACTTTGGGAATTTTAATTTGGCCAATAGCATTTACTTTACCTAATTTATTTAGAGGTGCTGGAGATGCAAAATGGGCTATGGTAATAAGTTTAATTGTAATGTTCACGTGCAGAATAGGTTTGTCTTATATTTTAGCTATAAACTTTAATATGGGGGTATTTGGAACATGGTTTGCTATGTTTATTGATTGGTTTGTGAGAGGCGGTTTATATGTTTACAGATACTTTAGCAATAAATGGATGGAATATAGAGTATCTTCTTAA
- a CDS encoding aldo/keto reductase: MKKFGFGCMRLPCNNDEVEDIDLPQVFEMVDTYIESGFNYFDTAYGYHNGLSEVAVKKAVIERYPRNEVLIADKLPVYMLKPSHNLEEIFQEQKERCGVEYFDYYMLHNITNNFYNGIVPKLNCFEFVEELKQKGEVKHIGISFHDDADTLEKILKEHPSIEFVQLQINYLDWDNEGIQSRKCYEVARKYNKDVIVMEPLKGGTLVNIPDKASEILNNYSSDLSIASWGIRFAASLDGVISVLSGVSNLEQLEDNLSYMKNFKPLTDDELKIIDDVVEIIKDSIAVPCTGCDYCLDSCPTNIPISKFFALYNDAKQAIEVQFLYYFYYDNLAKKNAPASMCLQCGECEKKCTQHINIIDELKNVEELLEVDLESML, from the coding sequence ATGAAAAAATTTGGATTTGGATGCATGAGGTTACCATGTAATAATGATGAGGTGGAGGATATAGATTTACCACAAGTATTTGAAATGGTTGATACGTATATTGAAAGTGGGTTTAATTATTTTGATACTGCATATGGTTATCATAATGGTTTAAGCGAAGTAGCAGTTAAAAAAGCAGTTATTGAAAGATATCCAAGAAATGAAGTTTTAATAGCTGACAAATTACCAGTGTATATGCTTAAACCATCACATAATCTTGAAGAAATATTTCAAGAACAAAAAGAAAGATGTGGGGTAGAATATTTTGATTATTATATGCTCCATAATATTACAAATAATTTTTATAATGGTATTGTTCCTAAATTAAATTGTTTTGAATTTGTTGAAGAATTAAAACAAAAAGGTGAAGTAAAACATATTGGAATTTCTTTTCATGATGATGCAGATACTCTTGAAAAAATATTGAAAGAACATCCATCTATAGAATTTGTACAATTACAAATAAATTACTTAGACTGGGATAATGAGGGTATTCAATCAAGAAAATGTTATGAGGTAGCTAGAAAATACAATAAAGATGTCATTGTAATGGAACCATTAAAAGGAGGAACATTAGTAAATATTCCGGATAAAGCTAGTGAAATATTAAATAATTATAGTTCTGATTTATCTATTGCATCTTGGGGAATTAGATTTGCAGCTAGTTTAGATGGAGTTATAAGTGTATTATCTGGTGTTAGTAACTTAGAACAATTAGAAGATAATTTAAGTTATATGAAAAATTTTAAACCATTAACTGATGATGAATTAAAAATTATTGATGATGTTGTTGAAATCATTAAAGATTCAATAGCTGTTCCATGTACGGGATGTGATTATTGTTTAGATTCATGTCCTACTAATATTCCTATATCAAAGTTTTTTGCATTATATAATGATGCTAAACAAGCTATTGAAGTTCAGTTTTTATATTATTTCTATTATGATAATTTAGCTAAGAAAAATGCACCTGCATCAATGTGTCTTCAATGCGGGGAATGTGAAAAGAAATGTACTCAACATATAAACATTATTGATGAACTTAAAAATGTTGAAGAATTATTGGAAGTTGATTTAGAATCAATGTTATAA
- a CDS encoding cofactor-independent phosphoglycerate mutase has protein sequence MKYVIFIPDGSSDYPIDELDGMTPLKAADTPNIDKMAKAGFGGLTNNVPDEYTPGSDVANMSIFGFNPANYYTGRGPLEAGSMGIETTDKDVIFRCNTITQKDGCMDDFNAGHITSQEAKILMEALNDYFNEKYDDFKGKFYPGVSYRHLFVYSCETIEDAQLLANLVTMPPHDIAGENLDENTTGDKWDEKLPSFIKQIMWDSQNILKDHEINKKRIADGKKAANMVWLWGQGVTPSLPNFKDVYDLDAAVITGVDLLKGIGVFAGFDIINVPGATGYFDTDYVAKGKYAIEALKNHDVLFVHVEAPDEAGHASNTEEKVKAIERIDKYIVGPVLDSLKGEDFKAAILPDHPTPVSVGTHTRDDVPLIIYSSDRKGDECESFDEEGVLKGNLDKKEGYTLMNRLINDDF, from the coding sequence ATGAAATATGTAATTTTTATTCCTGATGGTTCAAGTGACTATCCAATTGATGAATTAGATGGTATGACTCCACTTAAAGCAGCTGATACTCCAAATATTGATAAAATGGCTAAAGCTGGTTTTGGAGGTTTAACTAATAATGTTCCTGATGAATATACTCCTGGTTCTGATGTAGCTAATATGAGTATCTTTGGATTCAACCCTGCAAATTACTATACTGGTCGTGGACCATTAGAAGCAGGTAGTATGGGTATTGAAACTACTGATAAAGATGTAATTTTTAGATGCAATACTATTACTCAAAAAGATGGGTGTATGGATGATTTTAATGCAGGACATATTACATCTCAGGAAGCTAAGATTTTAATGGAAGCTTTAAATGATTATTTCAATGAAAAATATGATGATTTTAAAGGTAAATTTTATCCAGGAGTTAGTTATAGACATTTATTTGTGTATTCCTGTGAAACAATTGAAGATGCACAATTATTAGCTAACTTAGTAACTATGCCTCCTCATGATATTGCTGGTGAAAATTTAGATGAAAATACTACTGGAGATAAATGGGATGAAAAATTACCAAGTTTTATTAAACAAATCATGTGGGATTCTCAAAATATTTTAAAAGACCATGAAATTAATAAAAAAAGAATAGCTGATGGTAAGAAAGCAGCAAATATGGTGTGGTTGTGGGGTCAAGGTGTAACTCCAAGTTTACCTAATTTTAAAGATGTTTATGATTTGGATGCAGCAGTAATTACTGGTGTTGATTTATTAAAAGGAATAGGTGTTTTTGCAGGTTTTGATATTATTAATGTTCCTGGAGCTACTGGATACTTTGATACGGATTATGTTGCTAAAGGAAAATATGCAATTGAAGCTTTAAAAAATCATGATGTATTATTTGTACATGTGGAAGCACCTGATGAAGCGGGACATGCATCAAACACTGAAGAAAAAGTTAAAGCTATTGAAAGAATTGATAAATATATTGTTGGACCTGTTTTAGATAGTTTAAAAGGTGAAGACTTTAAGGCAGCTATTTTACCTGATCATCCAACTCCAGTTTCTGTTGGAACTCATACAAGAGATGATGTACCTTTAATTATTTATTCTTCTGATAGAAAGGGTGATGAATGCGAGTCATTTGATGAAGAAGGTGTTTTAAAAGGTAATTTGGATAAAAAAGAAGGATATACTTTAATGAATAGACTTATTAATGATGATTTTTAG
- the gatC gene encoding Asp-tRNA(Asn) amidotransferase subunit GatC, giving the protein MKIEKDAENILNKFSETLADIPDLEETWYITDNLNLTREDKSHEKHPEKILRNAHIDKEGKLVVKRADWVN; this is encoded by the coding sequence ATGAAAATTGAAAAAGATGCAGAAAATATTTTAAACAAGTTTTCAGAAACTTTAGCAGATATTCCAGATCTTGAAGAAACTTGGTATATTACTGATAATTTAAATCTTACTCGTGAAGATAAATCTCATGAGAAACATCCTGAAAAAATATTAAGGAATGCTCACATTGACAAAGAAGGAAAACTTGTTGTTAAAAGAGCAGATTGGGTTAATTAG
- a CDS encoding homoserine dehydrogenase produces MKECKVIVMGFGAVGQGVAKAISLKKDMIKEKCDVDLKIVAAADSSSSAICADGLDEELLVNTKIESGKLANYPEYGSTISGLDVLDAVEYDCLMEATPTNIIDAEPALSLTLKAFKSKKDVVTSNKGHLALKFKEVVSEAQKNNVEFKYEASVGGAMPIINFTKETLSSCGINSIVGILNGTTNYILSRMASEGSSYDITLKESQELGIAETDPTQDVEGIDAACKTVILANSLLGIDATYDDVEVEGISNITSQAMDLARKDGYIIKLIAEVSKDKLQVSPRLIKKGSAFDLSGTLNMATVRTDLAGDVSVIGLGAGSLETASAMLTDLISILKVKY; encoded by the coding sequence ATGAAAGAATGTAAAGTCATAGTAATGGGATTTGGTGCAGTTGGTCAAGGTGTGGCTAAAGCAATCTCATTAAAAAAAGATATGATTAAAGAAAAATGTGATGTGGATTTAAAAATAGTGGCTGCTGCAGATTCTTCATCTTCTGCAATTTGTGCTGATGGATTGGATGAGGAATTACTTGTAAATACTAAAATAGAATCTGGAAAATTAGCTAATTATCCAGAATATGGTAGTACTATATCTGGATTGGATGTGTTAGATGCTGTAGAGTATGATTGTTTAATGGAAGCAACTCCAACTAATATTATTGATGCAGAACCTGCATTATCTTTAACATTAAAAGCATTTAAATCCAAAAAAGATGTTGTAACATCTAATAAGGGGCATTTAGCTTTAAAATTCAAGGAAGTTGTATCAGAAGCTCAAAAAAATAATGTTGAATTTAAATATGAAGCTAGTGTTGGTGGAGCTATGCCTATAATTAATTTCACAAAGGAAACATTGTCATCTTGTGGAATTAATTCTATTGTGGGAATATTAAATGGTACTACTAATTATATTTTATCAAGAATGGCATCAGAAGGATCCTCCTATGATATCACCTTAAAAGAATCTCAAGAGTTAGGAATAGCTGAAACAGATCCAACTCAGGATGTTGAAGGTATTGATGCTGCTTGTAAAACTGTAATTTTGGCTAATTCACTTTTAGGAATTGATGCTACTTATGATGATGTTGAAGTAGAGGGAATTTCAAATATTACTTCACAAGCTATGGATTTAGCTAGAAAAGATGGTTATATAATTAAATTAATAGCTGAAGTTTCTAAAGATAAATTACAAGTATCTCCACGTTTAATTAAAAAAGGCAGTGCTTTTGATTTAAGTGGTACATTAAATATGGCTACTGTTCGTACTGACCTTGCTGGGGATGTTAGTGTCATTGGACTTGGGGCAGGATCTCTTGAAACTGCTTCTGCGATGTTGACTGATTTAATTAGTATTTTAAAAGTTAAATACTAA
- a CDS encoding asparagine synthetase B, producing MCSIVGIQGNFKADDLIAMLKTSKNRGIDASGIALDNKVYKNIDLNDFDDDNFYSLGLGHNLLAVHSSKDRTSQVQPLAKNNLVLVFNGEIYNYSSLKNLLAKLTKNEGITSDSELLINLIDFYYDGDLLHSVKKVINLLDGDYAFAVSDNINLAIARDPLGVKPLFYTDDAFASSKQCLKGEIRTLKPGHILYNWEDVYPQRDIFQKRIPTDNRNLEKLVKLAVSKRVEDLDEVGVIFSGGVDSSLIALLLREISLNKNLKITLYAVGGKNSKDVVAAKCVANYLGLPLKVHDVNENIVKDNLKPVVRAIGENNLMKIGVGMTVYLASKMVAEDNIKVAISGQGADELFGGYNRYLKSYNENTLDDELRHDLANMYHVNLERDDACSMANGVELRLPFLDKKLVEFALNIPIKYKVSGSEDKLRKNILRKLAFNLGLNKDIAYRPKKAAQYGTGIDKILRKKVLKDVDIEDYLKK from the coding sequence ATGTGTTCTATAGTGGGTATTCAAGGTAATTTCAAAGCTGATGATTTAATAGCTATGTTAAAAACCTCTAAAAATCGTGGAATTGATGCTTCTGGAATAGCTTTAGATAATAAAGTATATAAAAATATAGATTTAAATGATTTTGATGATGATAATTTTTATTCTTTAGGTTTGGGTCATAATTTACTTGCTGTTCATAGTTCTAAAGATAGAACATCTCAGGTTCAGCCATTAGCTAAAAATAATTTAGTTTTGGTTTTTAATGGTGAGATTTATAATTATTCTTCTTTAAAGAATTTATTGGCTAAATTAACAAAAAATGAGGGTATAACTTCTGATTCTGAGTTGTTGATTAATTTAATTGATTTTTATTATGATGGTGATTTGCTTCACTCAGTTAAAAAAGTGATTAATCTTTTAGATGGGGATTATGCTTTTGCTGTTAGTGATAATATTAATTTAGCAATAGCTAGAGATCCTTTGGGTGTTAAACCTTTATTTTATACGGATGATGCTTTTGCTTCTTCAAAACAATGTTTGAAAGGGGAGATTAGGACATTAAAACCAGGACATATTCTCTATAATTGGGAAGATGTATATCCTCAAAGGGATATCTTTCAAAAAAGAATTCCTACAGATAATAGAAATCTTGAGAAACTTGTTAAACTTGCTGTTTCTAAGAGGGTGGAAGATTTAGATGAAGTTGGTGTTATTTTTTCTGGTGGTGTGGATAGTTCTTTGATAGCTTTGTTACTTAGAGAAATTTCTTTAAATAAAAATCTAAAAATTACTTTATATGCTGTTGGTGGGAAAAATTCCAAAGATGTTGTAGCGGCTAAGTGTGTTGCTAATTATTTGGGTCTTCCTTTAAAAGTTCATGATGTAAATGAAAATATTGTAAAAGATAATTTAAAACCTGTTGTTCGTGCAATTGGTGAAAATAATTTGATGAAGATTGGTGTGGGAATGACTGTTTATTTAGCTTCTAAAATGGTGGCTGAGGATAATATTAAAGTAGCTATTTCTGGTCAGGGTGCTGATGAGTTATTTGGAGGTTATAATAGATATTTAAAGAGTTATAATGAGAATACTTTGGATGATGAATTAAGACATGATTTGGCTAATATGTATCATGTTAATTTGGAACGTGATGATGCTTGTTCTATGGCTAATGGTGTTGAATTACGTCTTCCATTTTTAGATAAAAAGCTTGTAGAATTTGCATTGAATATTCCAATTAAGTATAAAGTATCTGGTAGTGAAGATAAATTACGTAAAAATATTTTGAGGAAGTTAGCTTTTAATTTAGGTTTAAATAAGGATATAGCTTACAGACCTAAAAAAGCAGCTCAATATGGTACAGGTATTGATAAAATTTTAAGAAAAAAAGTTTTAAAAGATGTTGATATTGAAGATTATTTAAAAAAATAG
- a CDS encoding flavodoxin family protein, translating to MKVILVNGSPHKNGCTYTALCEIQKTLNQSDIETEIFWIGSKPIIGCTGCNKCAQIGECTFNNDNVNEFVKKAQDADGFIFGSPVHYAGATGAITSFLDRAFYSNKGNVAFKFKPVASISSARRSGTTATFDQLNKYATISQMPIISSTYWNAVHGNTPDEVLKDEEGLFVMRQLGRNMAFFLKCIKVGVDSGLKVDESEERIATNFIR from the coding sequence ATGAAAGTAATTTTAGTTAATGGTAGTCCACATAAAAATGGATGTACTTATACAGCATTGTGTGAAATTCAAAAAACATTAAACCAATCAGATATTGAAACAGAAATATTTTGGATAGGTTCAAAACCAATTATTGGATGTACTGGTTGTAATAAATGTGCACAAATTGGTGAATGTACATTTAATAATGATAATGTTAATGAATTTGTTAAAAAAGCCCAAGATGCTGATGGATTTATTTTTGGAAGTCCTGTTCATTATGCTGGAGCTACTGGAGCTATTACTTCATTTTTAGATAGGGCATTTTACTCAAATAAAGGAAATGTAGCATTTAAATTTAAACCTGTAGCATCTATTTCATCTGCAAGGAGATCAGGAACAACTGCAACTTTTGATCAATTAAATAAATATGCAACAATTTCTCAAATGCCTATTATATCTTCTACTTATTGGAATGCAGTTCATGGAAACACTCCTGATGAAGTTTTAAAAGATGAGGAAGGTTTATTTGTTATGAGGCAATTAGGTCGTAATATGGCTTTCTTTTTAAAATGTATTAAAGTAGGTGTTGATTCTGGGTTGAAAGTAGATGAAAGTGAGGAAAGGATAGCTACTAATTTTATTAGGTAA
- a CDS encoding CTP synthase encodes MERIFLTKYIIITGGVVSSIGKGITSASMGRILRSYGLKVAAIKIDPYLNWDSGTLNPYQHGEVFVTNDGMETDLDLGHYERFLDVELPGLSNITTGKVYKSVISKEREGKFLGACVQVIPHITNEIKEMIRLISDNNDYDVVLIELGGTVGDIESQPFLEALRQLRNEEGQDNVMFVHVTFIPYLNAAGEFKTKPTQHSTKELRSMGINPDVIVCRSQEPIDDALEGKIAHFCDVDQKAVVNTPDASTIYEVPLVLEENHIGELIVNRIGLDVKPDSSKLDGWREIVESLKIKSPIVNIGIVGKYVELEDAYISIRESLQHAAANVGVKANIIYISSDVEKLDDDVMKNLHGILIPGGFGERGFEGKLDAVDYAIEHNVPLFGICLGMHSIVTQFARRNGYSDANSSEFDKENPHPVIDMMEEQKKVKNMGGTMRLGSYDCKLIKGTKTYEAYNKEDIAERHRHRFEFNNDYRKDLEDKGLIISGVSPDDFLVEIVELPNHPWAIGCQFHPEFKSRPNRPHPLFKSFLEAICEFSKN; translated from the coding sequence ATGGAGAGGATTTTTCTGACAAAGTATATAATTATAACTGGAGGGGTAGTTAGTTCTATTGGAAAAGGAATCACTTCTGCATCTATGGGTCGTATTTTAAGATCTTATGGTTTAAAAGTAGCTGCTATTAAAATAGACCCTTATTTGAATTGGGATTCAGGAACACTAAACCCTTATCAACATGGTGAAGTTTTTGTAACTAATGATGGAATGGAAACTGACTTGGATTTAGGTCATTATGAAAGATTTTTAGATGTTGAATTACCTGGATTATCTAATATTACTACAGGTAAAGTATATAAATCTGTTATTTCTAAAGAAAGGGAAGGTAAATTTTTAGGAGCTTGTGTGCAAGTTATTCCTCATATTACTAATGAAATTAAAGAAATGATTAGATTAATATCTGATAATAATGATTATGATGTTGTTTTAATAGAATTAGGGGGTACTGTTGGAGATATTGAAAGTCAACCTTTCTTGGAAGCTTTAAGACAACTTAGAAATGAAGAAGGTCAGGATAATGTCATGTTTGTCCATGTTACATTTATACCATATTTAAATGCTGCTGGTGAATTTAAAACCAAACCAACACAACATTCTACAAAAGAATTACGAAGTATGGGTATTAATCCAGATGTTATTGTATGTAGGTCCCAAGAACCTATTGATGATGCTTTAGAAGGAAAAATAGCTCATTTTTGTGATGTAGATCAAAAAGCAGTTGTAAACACTCCTGATGCAAGTACTATTTATGAAGTTCCATTAGTTCTGGAAGAAAATCATATTGGTGAATTAATTGTTAATAGGATTGGATTAGATGTAAAACCTGATTCATCAAAACTTGATGGCTGGCGTGAAATAGTTGAGTCTCTTAAAATTAAAAGTCCTATTGTGAATATTGGAATTGTTGGTAAATATGTTGAGCTTGAAGATGCTTATATAAGTATTAGAGAATCTTTACAACATGCTGCAGCTAATGTTGGAGTAAAAGCTAACATTATTTATATTAGTTCTGATGTTGAAAAATTAGATGATGATGTTATGAAAAATCTTCATGGAATTCTTATTCCTGGAGGATTTGGAGAAAGAGGATTTGAAGGTAAACTTGATGCTGTAGATTATGCTATTGAACATAATGTACCATTATTTGGTATATGTTTAGGAATGCATTCTATTGTAACTCAATTTGCAAGACGTAATGGTTATAGTGATGCTAATAGTTCAGAATTTGATAAAGAAAATCCTCATCCTGTCATTGATATGATGGAAGAACAGAAAAAAGTTAAAAATATGGGTGGAACTATGCGTTTAGGTTCTTATGATTGTAAGCTTATCAAAGGAACTAAAACATATGAAGCATACAATAAAGAAGATATTGCAGAACGTCATAGGCACAGATTTGAATTTAATAATGATTATAGAAAAGACTTGGAAGATAAAGGATTAATTATTTCTGGTGTTAGTCCTGATGATTTCCTAGTTGAAATTGTTGAATTACCTAATCATCCATGGGCTATTGGTTGTCAATTCCATCCTGAATTTAAATCAAGGCCTAATAGGCCCCATCCATTATTTAAATCATTTTTAGAAGCTATTTGTGAGTTTTCTAAAAATTAA
- a CDS encoding alpha/beta hydrolase family protein, which translates to MVLFRGDIKCKSLQRRTSISVILPADNLHYLQGTQEIVEKPYKTLYLLHGLFGSDDIFLANTTIQKFAEDHNIAVVLPSGENSFYVDQPDSHKYYGEFIGRELVEITRNIFPLSHKKEDTYLAGFSMGGYGAIRNGLKYNDTFGYIGAISAALLTDDIHKWGESDELLSSRSFAESCFGDLDKVIGSDKDPKFLIDDLIARNIEIPKIFMAVGDNDFLYNENLDYYNYLKSKNVDVEFRQSQGEHTWEFCNEHIKEFIEWLPL; encoded by the coding sequence ATGGTATTATTTAGAGGAGATATTAAGTGTAAATCACTTCAGAGAAGAACATCAATTAGTGTAATTTTACCTGCAGATAACTTACATTATTTGCAAGGAACTCAAGAAATTGTGGAAAAACCATATAAAACATTATATTTATTACATGGTCTTTTTGGTAGTGATGATATATTTTTAGCAAATACTACAATTCAGAAATTTGCGGAAGACCATAATATTGCTGTTGTTTTACCTAGTGGTGAAAATAGTTTTTATGTAGATCAACCGGATTCTCATAAATATTATGGGGAATTTATAGGTCGTGAACTTGTTGAAATAACAAGAAATATTTTCCCACTATCTCATAAAAAAGAAGACACTTATCTTGCAGGATTTTCAATGGGTGGATATGGAGCTATTAGGAATGGATTAAAATATAATGATACTTTTGGGTATATTGGAGCAATTTCAGCAGCTTTATTAACTGATGATATTCATAAATGGGGAGAATCTGATGAATTATTATCTTCAAGATCTTTTGCTGAATCTTGCTTTGGTGATTTAGATAAAGTCATTGGTAGTGATAAAGACCCTAAATTTTTAATTGATGATCTAATAGCTAGAAATATAGAAATACCTAAAATATTCATGGCAGTTGGAGATAATGACTTTTTATATAATGAAAATTTAGATTATTATAATTACTTAAAGTCAAAAAATGTTGATGTGGAGTTTAGACAATCACAAGGGGAGCATACTTGGGAATTTTGTAATGAGCATATTAAAGAGTTTATAGAATGGCTTCCTTTATAA
- a CDS encoding amino acid-binding protein, whose amino-acid sequence MKMDLVLELMDVPGQLVSVLDPISGLGANLVTVIHKRDSKNEKGMIPVQLTLEGEIDSLDRVIERFQELGVSIIAMDGVVKKEVVSTILIGHIVDNDIRDTMDKINSLDGVYVVGFDIKLNGEDKSSALINIETDFGKKQFVFDKIGKIAAEKDLLMINEV is encoded by the coding sequence ATGAAAATGGATTTAGTTTTAGAACTTATGGATGTTCCAGGACAGCTTGTCTCTGTTTTGGATCCAATTAGTGGTCTTGGTGCAAACCTAGTTACTGTAATCCATAAAAGAGATTCTAAAAACGAAAAAGGAATGATTCCAGTTCAACTTACTTTAGAAGGCGAAATAGATAGTCTTGATAGGGTAATTGAAAGATTTCAAGAATTAGGAGTTTCCATTATTGCAATGGATGGGGTTGTTAAAAAAGAAGTTGTTAGCACTATTTTAATTGGTCATATTGTTGATAATGATATTAGAGACACTATGGATAAGATTAACTCTTTGGATGGAGTTTATGTAGTTGGATTTGACATTAAATTAAATGGTGAAGACAAATCTTCTGCTTTAATTAATATTGAAACAGATTTTGGCAAAAAACAATTTGTATTTGATAAGATTGGTAAAATAGCCGCAGAAAAAGATTTACTTATGATTAATGAAGTTTAG